From the genome of Phytohabitans rumicis, one region includes:
- a CDS encoding condensation domain-containing protein → MPGVIEQVRWRRVPFAGSRAGTAAPTWGQRLVDRDIRRMPPGTPYNVTQVVLVPAGLSVEDVCAVLATVVSRYEALRTLFHGTAEGLVQQVRQAGHVEVGVWDGSGSGAGFAEAAHLLDTELEATRFAHGRDVPTRAVVCVDRGVPVVLIVCLAHLAADLRSTRLVGEVLAELLSARAKGEQEPPAPPMVQPVDLAAFEATPRGQAMSEAAVGFLRRQVTGAPMWTFPVVAEPAGPTHWRGGLLSAATEPALRTLSARYRASGSTIALAATAALIGAVTGARRCTLLMVLGNRNTAELRQSVGTLTQHVPAQIDLTGPTFTDLVRTCWSAAMRAIRHGRFDPVAGWAALDEVTRERGGEPEAVRTFFNDMRGPAPDGGLADVASLRAAAGRSEFTWDYRRDGGGAFFMELGEVFGRPGTLRWSLFADTRRLPPPVIHGVLVGVERLLVELVAGEVALTDVARIAGLPVPPGAGSAS, encoded by the coding sequence GTGCCCGGCGTGATCGAGCAGGTCCGGTGGCGCCGCGTCCCGTTCGCCGGGTCCCGGGCCGGGACGGCGGCCCCGACGTGGGGTCAGCGGCTGGTCGACCGGGACATCCGCCGGATGCCGCCGGGGACCCCGTACAACGTCACGCAGGTGGTGCTGGTCCCCGCGGGCCTGAGCGTCGAGGACGTGTGCGCCGTGCTGGCCACGGTGGTCAGCCGGTACGAGGCGCTGCGGACGCTGTTCCACGGCACCGCCGAAGGGCTGGTCCAGCAGGTGCGCCAGGCCGGGCACGTCGAGGTGGGCGTCTGGGATGGCAGCGGGTCGGGCGCCGGGTTCGCCGAAGCCGCCCACCTGCTGGACACCGAGTTGGAGGCCACCCGCTTCGCCCACGGGCGGGACGTGCCGACCCGCGCGGTCGTCTGTGTCGACCGGGGCGTACCGGTGGTGTTGATCGTGTGCCTCGCCCATCTCGCGGCCGACCTGCGCAGTACCCGGCTGGTCGGGGAGGTCCTCGCCGAGCTGCTGAGCGCCCGTGCCAAGGGCGAACAGGAGCCGCCCGCGCCGCCGATGGTGCAGCCCGTCGACCTGGCGGCCTTCGAGGCCACACCGCGTGGCCAGGCGATGAGCGAGGCCGCCGTGGGGTTCCTGCGCCGCCAGGTGACCGGCGCTCCGATGTGGACCTTCCCGGTCGTGGCCGAGCCGGCCGGCCCGACCCACTGGCGGGGCGGGCTGCTGTCCGCCGCGACCGAGCCGGCCCTGCGCACGCTGTCCGCCCGGTACCGGGCCAGCGGATCCACCATCGCACTGGCCGCGACCGCGGCGCTGATCGGTGCGGTGACCGGCGCCCGTCGGTGCACCTTGCTGATGGTGCTGGGCAACCGCAACACCGCCGAGCTGCGCCAGTCGGTCGGCACGCTGACCCAGCACGTTCCCGCGCAGATCGATCTGACCGGGCCGACCTTCACGGACCTGGTGCGAACGTGCTGGTCCGCGGCCATGCGAGCCATCCGGCACGGCCGCTTCGACCCGGTCGCCGGGTGGGCGGCACTGGACGAGGTCACCCGCGAGCGCGGCGGTGAGCCCGAGGCCGTCCGCACGTTCTTCAACGACATGCGCGGGCCGGCGCCCGACGGTGGGCTCGCCGATGTCGCATCCCTGCGGGCCGCGGCCGGACGGTCGGAGTTCACCTGGGACTACCGCCGCGACGGCGGTGGCGCGTTCTTCATGGAGCTCGGCGAGGTGTTCGGCCGTCCCGGCACGCTGCGCTGGTCGCTGTTCGCCGACACCCGCCGGCTGCCGCCGCCGGTGATTCACGGCGTGCTGGTCGGGGTCGAGCGCCTGTTGGTCGAGCTGGTCGCGGGCGAGGTGGCGCTCACCGACGTGGCCAGGATCGCCGGGCTGCCGGTGCCGCCCGGCGCCGGGTCGGCCTCCTGA
- a CDS encoding acyl carrier protein: MTTTPEATLDRSDVVAGVAAAVTAVLNSDSVQVSEQTRLMDDLGLDSTNVLELLMNLEDQLTVTIDSDTLEHRHFETVGTLADYILEQSG; the protein is encoded by the coding sequence ATGACCACCACTCCCGAGGCCACCCTGGACCGCAGCGACGTCGTCGCCGGTGTCGCCGCGGCCGTCACCGCCGTCCTGAACAGCGACTCGGTGCAGGTCAGCGAGCAGACGCGACTCATGGACGACCTCGGACTGGACTCCACCAACGTGCTGGAGTTGCTGATGAACCTGGAGGACCAGCTCACCGTCACGATTGACTCGGACACGCTGGAACACCGGCACTTCGAGACGGTCGGCACGCTCGCGGACTACATCCTCGAGCAGTCCGGCTAA
- a CDS encoding acyl-CoA dehydrogenase family protein — MFELDDRLRTARQHARDWTGELRAAALELDADPDAIHRHLDLPPVRHLASMLIPPAYNPNPVVVDGHRFYGMSALERAVFAEEIASGDAGMLLAAPGASLSGVLVDLLADDEQKAWFYGRLLAAPTWTFFALTEPDRGSDAAAMQTALAPAPDGDGLVLRGAKRYIGNAARAQVGVVFARDRPGPLGAAAVFVETDAAGFKAEPIPTVGLRGAQICAVTLDGVPVPANRVLGRHLSPTRRGVWSGVQMFNRLRPGVAAIALGVARAAHEYVAANRRELRTWERLRWERTGRRIDGVRQLIHQAAATVDAQPTNGYVASAAKARAARLAEEVTLEALEFFGAGARLAHPMLDKLVRDARGVEFMEGTGNIQRLNVFQGLVQGKLNRG, encoded by the coding sequence ATGTTTGAACTCGATGACCGGCTGCGCACGGCTCGCCAGCACGCCCGCGACTGGACGGGCGAGCTGCGCGCCGCCGCCCTGGAGCTGGACGCCGATCCGGACGCGATCCACCGGCACCTCGACCTGCCGCCCGTCCGGCATCTGGCGAGCATGCTCATCCCGCCTGCCTACAACCCCAACCCGGTGGTCGTCGACGGCCACCGGTTCTACGGCATGTCGGCCCTGGAGCGGGCCGTCTTCGCCGAGGAGATCGCCAGCGGTGACGCCGGGATGCTGCTCGCCGCGCCGGGCGCCTCGCTGTCCGGAGTCCTGGTCGACCTGCTGGCCGACGACGAGCAAAAGGCGTGGTTCTACGGGCGCCTGCTGGCGGCGCCGACCTGGACGTTCTTCGCGCTCACCGAGCCCGACCGCGGCTCCGACGCCGCCGCCATGCAAACCGCGCTGGCCCCGGCGCCGGACGGCGACGGGTTGGTCCTGCGGGGCGCCAAGCGGTACATCGGCAACGCGGCGCGGGCACAGGTCGGCGTCGTCTTCGCCCGCGACCGGCCCGGCCCGCTGGGTGCCGCGGCCGTGTTCGTCGAGACGGACGCGGCCGGGTTCAAGGCCGAACCGATACCCACCGTCGGGCTGCGCGGAGCCCAGATCTGCGCGGTCACCCTCGACGGCGTGCCGGTGCCGGCCAACCGGGTGCTCGGCCGGCACCTCAGCCCCACCCGCCGAGGCGTGTGGAGCGGCGTGCAGATGTTCAACCGGCTGCGCCCCGGCGTCGCGGCCATCGCCCTCGGCGTCGCGCGGGCGGCACACGAGTACGTGGCCGCCAACCGGCGCGAACTGCGCACCTGGGAGCGGCTGCGCTGGGAGCGCACCGGCCGGCGGATCGACGGCGTACGCCAGCTCATTCACCAGGCCGCCGCGACGGTCGACGCCCAACCCACCAACGGGTACGTCGCCTCCGCGGCGAAGGCGCGCGCGGCGCGGCTGGCCGAGGAGGTGACGCTGGAGGCGCTGGAGTTCTTCGGCGCCGGGGCCCGGCTGGCGCACCCGATGCTGGACAAGCTCGTGCGCGACGCCCGCGGTGTGGAGTTCATGGAGGGCACCGGCAACATCCAGCGGCTCAACGTCTTCCAAGGGCTGGTGCAGGGCAAGCTCAACCGTGGCTGA
- a CDS encoding MATE family efflux transporter: MSVTAVDAAPPTVPVSVSKARTQIRQIASAIGLGEAAGVLVPLAIFAIMARVSEDAIYVRALYVPLALLFAALQVGFDVSNQVAAAVSRGARRPEDVVPVAMSMARIGAVVWGTVAGALIVGAPGLAALLDVPADVTGEFVAFLRWACLASLLFFPTVLCASSLRGYGRARAAAAIVLTGAVVEVGGVALLGFTTDLGVYALPIAIGAGGACALTVGLIQVHRAGLWRARGPLTWRREAVWRLTGTGLPVAMSFLLIAVANAGVLWVLAPFGPRVVAGYAAAAALGNLAIVPASALGSATAIVLNQLRGAGETTLGPLVLRAGMQLTIAVYAVVALVVWLGRGWWAPLLAGGEPIAAETHRFLTIVGLTYLCMGLTVMLLLLVEQIGGGLVALILNIPYFGGMVIGGGIIARSLDRADGLYWTMAVLNVSGMLVTPAVAWLYVRRMGRSSPSPAESP, translated from the coding sequence ATGAGCGTCACGGCGGTGGACGCCGCGCCGCCCACGGTGCCGGTGTCGGTGTCGAAGGCGCGGACCCAGATCAGGCAGATCGCGTCCGCCATCGGCCTCGGCGAGGCCGCTGGCGTGCTGGTGCCTCTCGCGATCTTCGCGATCATGGCGCGGGTCAGCGAGGACGCGATCTACGTCCGGGCGCTGTACGTGCCGCTGGCGCTCCTGTTCGCGGCTCTGCAGGTCGGGTTCGACGTGAGCAACCAGGTGGCCGCCGCCGTCAGCCGCGGTGCCCGCCGCCCGGAGGACGTGGTGCCCGTCGCGATGAGCATGGCCCGGATCGGCGCCGTCGTCTGGGGCACGGTGGCCGGCGCACTCATTGTCGGCGCGCCCGGCCTGGCCGCCCTGCTCGACGTGCCGGCCGACGTCACCGGGGAGTTCGTGGCGTTCCTGCGGTGGGCCTGCCTGGCGAGCCTGCTGTTCTTCCCGACCGTCCTGTGCGCGTCCAGCCTGCGCGGTTACGGGCGGGCTCGGGCGGCTGCCGCCATCGTGCTGACCGGCGCCGTCGTCGAGGTCGGCGGGGTGGCCCTGCTGGGGTTCACCACCGACCTGGGTGTGTACGCGCTGCCGATCGCGATCGGTGCCGGTGGCGCCTGCGCCCTGACCGTCGGCCTGATCCAGGTGCACCGGGCCGGTCTGTGGCGGGCCCGCGGTCCGTTGACCTGGCGGCGCGAGGCGGTGTGGCGGCTCACCGGTACGGGCCTGCCGGTGGCGATGTCGTTCCTGCTCATCGCCGTGGCGAACGCGGGCGTGCTCTGGGTTTTGGCGCCCTTCGGCCCTCGGGTGGTCGCCGGCTACGCGGCCGCGGCGGCCCTGGGCAACCTCGCCATCGTGCCCGCGTCTGCCCTCGGGTCCGCCACCGCGATCGTGCTGAACCAGTTGCGCGGCGCCGGTGAGACCACGCTGGGGCCGCTGGTGCTGCGGGCCGGGATGCAGCTGACGATCGCCGTGTACGCGGTCGTGGCGCTCGTGGTGTGGCTCGGCCGGGGCTGGTGGGCGCCGCTGCTGGCCGGGGGCGAACCGATCGCCGCCGAGACCCACCGCTTCCTGACCATCGTGGGCCTGACGTACCTGTGCATGGGCCTGACCGTGATGTTGCTGCTGCTGGTCGAGCAGATCGGCGGCGGGTTGGTGGCGCTGATCCTCAACATTCCCTACTTCGGCGGCATGGTCATCGGCGGCGGGATCATCGCTCGATCGCTGGACCGGGCGGACGGTCTCTATTGGACCATGGCGGTCCTCAACGTCAGCGGCATGCTGGTGACTCCCGCCGTCGCCTGGCTGTACGTGCGCCGGATGGGACGGTCGAGCCCGAGTCCGGCCGAGTCGCCCTGA
- a CDS encoding MFS transporter — protein sequence MSAAPGPAVRPAILSRALLWRFVSLVFSSIGFYLPLAVVPLYAEAAGAVATAGLATGGLLIATVLCELATPRIVSRIGYRSALAVGLALLGLPALALLATPSVPLAVAVSVVRGIGFAICVVAGGALTTALIPDERRGEGLAIVGLVNGVPSMLALPVGVWAAQRWGFDIVFIVTALAPIVALATVPGLAVRAAPPGRRHGTLSGLRDGALMRPAAVFTASACAAGVVVTYLPLALRGGSAWVAPVALFVQTAAATVTRWIAGRIGDRRGQTGLLVPGTVLSIAGMTALAITASPLTVVAGAAVFGGGFGLLQNATLALMYSRVPAAGYSTVSALWNAGYDLGMAVGAIGLGLLVSRVGFTAAFLLTAAAMVPALAMAHREATARD from the coding sequence ATGAGCGCGGCCCCGGGCCCCGCCGTCCGGCCGGCGATCCTCAGCCGCGCCCTGCTGTGGCGGTTCGTGTCCCTCGTCTTCTCGTCGATCGGCTTCTACCTGCCGCTCGCGGTCGTCCCGCTGTACGCGGAGGCCGCCGGTGCGGTGGCCACCGCCGGCCTCGCCACCGGCGGGTTGCTGATCGCCACCGTCCTCTGTGAACTCGCCACGCCCCGGATCGTGTCCCGCATCGGGTACCGGTCCGCGCTCGCGGTCGGCCTGGCACTGCTGGGTCTGCCGGCCCTGGCGCTGCTCGCCACCCCGTCGGTACCCCTCGCGGTGGCGGTCAGCGTCGTACGCGGGATCGGGTTCGCGATCTGTGTGGTCGCCGGTGGCGCGCTGACAACGGCGCTGATCCCGGACGAGCGCCGGGGCGAGGGTCTGGCCATCGTGGGCCTGGTCAACGGCGTACCCTCCATGCTCGCCCTGCCGGTCGGCGTCTGGGCCGCCCAACGGTGGGGGTTCGACATCGTCTTCATCGTGACCGCGCTGGCCCCCATCGTCGCCCTGGCGACGGTGCCCGGACTCGCCGTGCGGGCGGCACCGCCCGGCCGACGGCACGGCACGCTGAGCGGGCTGCGCGACGGCGCCCTCATGCGTCCGGCCGCCGTCTTCACCGCGTCGGCCTGCGCCGCCGGCGTCGTGGTGACCTATCTCCCGCTGGCGTTGCGGGGCGGCAGCGCGTGGGTGGCGCCGGTGGCCCTGTTTGTCCAGACCGCCGCGGCGACCGTCACCAGGTGGATCGCCGGCCGGATCGGCGACCGGCGGGGCCAGACCGGTCTTCTGGTGCCTGGCACAGTCCTGTCGATCGCTGGGATGACCGCGCTGGCCATTACCGCGTCGCCGCTTACGGTGGTCGCCGGAGCGGCCGTCTTCGGCGGCGGTTTCGGCCTGCTGCAGAACGCCACCCTCGCGCTGATGTACTCGCGAGTGCCCGCCGCCGGGTACAGCACCGTCAGCGCGCTCTGGAACGCCGGCTACGACCTCGGCATGGCGGTCGGCGCGATCGGCCTCGGGCTGCTGGTCTCCCGCGTCGGGTTCACCGCCGCGTTCCTGCTGACCGCAGCCGCCATGGTGCCCGCCCTGGCGATGGCACACCGCGAGGCGACGGCCCGAGATTGA
- a CDS encoding sensor histidine kinase, whose product MDRTGAQMTRAGTAADGILNSVRSWLDRLPRPAPSLVDGFIAVAVLCASVAPLLVSASGSWWHLLLATFASVPLFWRRRWPLLVALIVGTATSGLAMVHRLPPLPFGSLVATYTFAALSPAPWRLVAMAVQSVAVVLSLLLPAEGPASFGYVGMAYVAAYGLGTGARARRAHISMLEERAARQEEERAAAAARERNQVAREVHDIVAHTVAVMVVQAEAGPVAVRKDPRLAEEAFGVIADSGREAILQLRRSLAALRSPEQDGPPAGQPGIADLERLLDEARAVNLRAGVERHGRQRPVPDEVDVAVYRLVQEAITNTIKHANATALRVQVRYGQREVNVEVTDDGQGATQPRAGGYGIIGMRERVTACGGTLRAGTGAGGRGFTVAATLPTQ is encoded by the coding sequence GTGGACCGTACGGGCGCCCAGATGACCCGGGCCGGCACGGCCGCGGACGGCATACTGAACAGCGTGCGCTCCTGGCTGGACCGGCTGCCCCGGCCCGCGCCGTCCCTGGTCGACGGGTTCATCGCGGTCGCGGTGCTGTGCGCCTCGGTGGCGCCGCTGCTGGTCTCCGCTTCCGGCTCGTGGTGGCATCTGCTGCTCGCGACGTTCGCGTCGGTGCCGCTGTTCTGGCGCCGGCGCTGGCCACTGCTGGTGGCGCTCATCGTCGGTACGGCCACCAGCGGGCTGGCCATGGTGCACCGGTTGCCGCCCCTGCCGTTCGGGTCGCTGGTCGCCACGTACACCTTCGCCGCGCTCAGCCCGGCGCCGTGGCGGCTCGTGGCGATGGCCGTGCAGTCGGTCGCGGTGGTCCTCTCGCTGCTGTTGCCGGCCGAGGGGCCGGCCTCATTCGGGTACGTCGGGATGGCGTACGTGGCGGCGTACGGCCTCGGCACGGGGGCGCGGGCCCGCCGGGCGCACATCAGCATGCTCGAGGAGCGGGCGGCCCGGCAGGAGGAGGAGCGGGCCGCCGCCGCCGCGCGGGAACGCAACCAGGTGGCGCGGGAGGTGCACGACATCGTCGCCCACACCGTCGCCGTCATGGTCGTGCAGGCCGAGGCGGGACCGGTCGCCGTACGCAAGGACCCCCGACTGGCCGAGGAGGCGTTCGGCGTGATCGCCGACAGCGGGCGGGAGGCGATCCTCCAACTGCGCCGCTCGCTGGCCGCGCTGCGCTCGCCCGAGCAGGATGGGCCGCCGGCCGGCCAGCCGGGCATCGCGGACCTGGAGCGGCTCCTCGACGAGGCGCGCGCGGTCAACCTGCGGGCCGGCGTCGAGCGCCACGGGCGCCAGCGTCCGGTGCCGGACGAGGTGGACGTCGCCGTCTACCGCCTCGTCCAGGAGGCGATCACCAACACCATCAAGCACGCCAACGCCACCGCGCTGCGGGTCCAGGTCCGGTACGGGCAGCGCGAGGTGAACGTCGAGGTGACCGACGACGGGCAAGGCGCGACCCAGCCGCGGGCCGGTGGGTACGGGATAATCGGCATGCGCGAGCGGGTGACCGCGTGCGGGGGTACGCTCCGCGCCGGGACAGGGGCCGGCGGGCGCGGCTTCACCGTCGCCGCGACCCTGCCCACGCAGTAG
- a CDS encoding response regulator yields MSDPPIRVLVVDDQALVRSGFIMILDAEPDISVVGEAADGAQAVELAVSLRPDVVVMDVRMEVMDGVEATKRICHLTDAKVLVLTTFDLDEHVYDALRAGANGFLLKTICRAELVEAVRVVARGEALLAPTVTRRLIEDLMRRPHAVLRPPARLAELTTREVETLRLLARGLSNAEIAAQLTVSDHTVKTHVSNVLSKLGLRDRVQAVVFAYESGVVAPGADPD; encoded by the coding sequence GTGTCGGACCCACCGATCCGGGTGCTGGTCGTGGACGACCAGGCGCTGGTCCGCAGCGGCTTCATCATGATCCTCGACGCCGAGCCCGACATCAGCGTGGTCGGCGAGGCGGCCGACGGCGCGCAAGCGGTGGAACTGGCGGTGAGCCTGCGCCCCGACGTGGTGGTGATGGACGTCCGGATGGAGGTCATGGACGGCGTCGAGGCGACCAAACGGATCTGCCACCTGACCGACGCCAAGGTGCTCGTGCTGACCACCTTCGACCTGGACGAGCACGTGTACGACGCGTTGCGCGCCGGCGCCAACGGATTCCTGCTCAAGACCATCTGCCGCGCCGAGCTGGTGGAGGCGGTGCGGGTGGTCGCCCGGGGCGAGGCGCTGCTGGCCCCCACGGTCACCCGCCGGCTCATCGAGGACCTGATGCGCCGCCCGCACGCGGTGCTGCGCCCGCCCGCCCGGCTGGCCGAGCTGACCACCCGGGAGGTCGAGACGCTGCGGCTGCTGGCCCGAGGGCTGTCCAACGCCGAGATAGCCGCGCAGCTCACGGTCAGCGACCACACGGTCAAGACGCACGTGAGCAACGTGCTGTCCAAGCTCGGCCTGCGCGACCGCGTCCAGGCGGTGGTCTTCGCGTACGAGTCCGGGGTGGTCGCCCCCGGCGCCGACCCGGACTAG
- a CDS encoding inositol-3-phosphate synthase has product MGTVRVAIAGIGNCAASLVQGVEYYRTANPASRVPGLMHVTFGDYHVGDVEFVAAFDVDAKKVGRDVSDAIGASNNNTIKFCDVPPLDVPVQRGPTLDGLGLYYREMIDESDEDAVDVVRALRGSGADVLVSYLPVGSEAASRFYATCALEARVAYVNALPVFIASDPVWAAKFTDAGVPIVGDDIKSQVGATITHRVLAKLFEDRGVQLDRTYQLNFGGNMDFMNMLERTRLVSKKISKTQSVTSQIPRELAAGDVHIGPSDYVPFLHDRKHALVRLEGRGFGDVPLLLEYKLEVWDSPNSAGIIIDAVRAAKIALDRGIGGPILSASSYFMKSPPQQYDDATARDAVERFIRGEVER; this is encoded by the coding sequence GTGGGCACAGTCCGCGTTGCGATCGCCGGTATCGGCAACTGCGCCGCGTCGCTGGTGCAGGGGGTGGAGTACTACCGGACCGCGAACCCGGCCAGCCGGGTGCCCGGCTTGATGCACGTGACCTTCGGCGATTACCACGTCGGCGACGTCGAGTTCGTCGCCGCGTTCGATGTGGACGCGAAGAAGGTCGGGCGGGACGTCTCCGATGCCATCGGCGCCAGCAACAACAACACCATCAAGTTCTGCGACGTGCCACCGCTCGACGTGCCGGTGCAGCGCGGCCCGACACTCGACGGCCTCGGCCTGTACTACCGGGAGATGATCGACGAGTCGGACGAGGACGCGGTGGACGTGGTGCGCGCCCTGCGCGGGTCCGGCGCCGACGTCCTGGTGTCGTACCTGCCGGTCGGCTCGGAAGCGGCGAGCCGGTTCTACGCGACGTGCGCGCTGGAGGCCCGGGTGGCGTACGTCAACGCGCTGCCGGTGTTCATCGCCTCCGACCCGGTGTGGGCCGCCAAGTTCACCGACGCCGGCGTGCCGATCGTCGGCGACGACATCAAGTCGCAAGTGGGCGCGACCATCACGCACCGCGTGCTCGCCAAGCTGTTCGAGGATCGCGGCGTGCAACTGGACCGCACGTACCAGCTGAACTTCGGCGGCAACATGGACTTCATGAACATGCTGGAGCGCACCCGGCTGGTCTCCAAGAAGATCTCCAAGACCCAGTCGGTGACCTCCCAGATCCCGCGCGAGCTGGCCGCCGGCGACGTGCACATCGGGCCGAGCGACTACGTGCCGTTCCTGCACGACCGCAAGCACGCCCTGGTACGCCTGGAGGGCCGCGGCTTCGGCGACGTGCCGTTGCTGCTGGAGTACAAGCTCGAGGTCTGGGATTCGCCGAACTCCGCGGGCATCATCATCGACGCGGTACGCGCGGCCAAGATCGCGCTGGACCGGGGCATCGGTGGGCCGATCCTGTCCGCTTCCTCGTACTTCATGAAGTCGCCGCCGCAGCAGTACGACGACGCGACGGCGCGGGACGCGGTCGAGCGGTTCATCCGCGGCGAGGTGGAGCGCTGA
- a CDS encoding MMPL family transporter translates to MNSTLPPLEEIAMIRFITGAGRRHPIAVLVVWLLITVAGFTLGNAVFARMTTTVGTVPGSEAQRGAEALGDAKLAPPVITAVVSGPPASTPAFRTAVEAAVTDLRVIPGVVAVSEPFGPTAPAAPDGRAVVLDVELEHQGDLLANRVADRIRDIGDTAGVTVAVSGGPLTDAEFNEQATSDTRRAEIISAPLLLILLLIVFGSLLAAGMPLLIAMVGVGGTFTALLGLSFVTDVSIYAIQVTTMLAIGLGVDYALLMVSRFREERATVEDFDEALRRATERAGRTIVFSGLTVAVSLASLLVFEDPFLRSIGLAGAAVVVIDMLAAITLLPALLRLFGRRIKPVRRVQGRAVPSPWWHAACSARPCWSRSPSWPGSWCWPCRPPAPAWTPATRSRCRPAARPVNWPTRWPSTSRTWVGRAP, encoded by the coding sequence ATGAACTCGACACTGCCCCCGCTCGAGGAGATCGCCATGATCCGCTTCATCACCGGCGCCGGGCGGCGGCATCCCATCGCCGTCCTGGTCGTGTGGCTGCTCATCACCGTCGCCGGGTTCACCCTCGGCAACGCGGTGTTCGCGCGCATGACCACCACGGTGGGGACCGTCCCCGGCAGCGAGGCCCAACGCGGCGCCGAAGCCCTGGGTGACGCCAAGCTCGCACCCCCGGTGATCACCGCCGTGGTGTCCGGGCCGCCGGCCAGTACCCCGGCGTTCCGGACCGCCGTCGAGGCGGCCGTCACCGACCTGCGGGTGATCCCCGGCGTGGTCGCCGTCTCCGAGCCGTTCGGCCCGACCGCCCCGGCGGCGCCGGACGGGCGGGCGGTGGTCCTCGACGTCGAGCTGGAACACCAGGGCGACCTGCTGGCCAACCGGGTCGCCGATCGGATCCGGGACATCGGCGACACCGCCGGCGTCACGGTGGCCGTCTCCGGCGGGCCGCTGACCGACGCGGAGTTCAACGAACAGGCCACATCGGACACTCGCCGCGCCGAGATCATCTCCGCGCCGCTGCTGCTGATCCTGCTGCTGATCGTGTTCGGCTCGCTGCTGGCGGCGGGGATGCCGCTGCTGATCGCCATGGTCGGCGTGGGCGGCACGTTCACCGCGTTGCTGGGGTTGAGCTTCGTCACCGACGTGTCGATCTACGCGATCCAGGTCACCACGATGCTGGCCATCGGGCTCGGCGTGGACTACGCCCTGCTGATGGTCAGCCGGTTCCGCGAGGAACGGGCCACCGTCGAGGACTTCGACGAGGCTCTGCGGCGGGCCACCGAACGCGCCGGCCGCACCATCGTCTTCTCCGGGCTGACGGTCGCGGTCAGCCTGGCCAGCCTCCTGGTCTTCGAAGACCCGTTCCTGCGGTCGATCGGGCTGGCGGGTGCCGCCGTCGTCGTCATCGACATGCTGGCGGCGATCACCCTGCTGCCCGCGCTGCTGCGCTTGTTCGGCCGGCGGATCAAGCCGGTGCGGCGGGTGCAGGGCCGGGCCGTGCCTTCGCCCTGGTGGCACGCGGCGTGCAGCGCGCGCCCGTGCTGGTCACGCTCGCCGTCGTGGCCGGGCTCCTGGTGCTGGCCCTGCCGGCCGCCGGCACCCGCCTGGACACCAGCAACCCGAAGTCGCTGCCGGCCGGCAGCCAGACCCGTCAACTGGCCGACGCGCTGGCCGAGCACTTCCCGGACCTGGGTGGGCCGAGCGCCGTGA